In Cololabis saira isolate AMF1-May2022 chromosome 10, fColSai1.1, whole genome shotgun sequence, a single window of DNA contains:
- the LOC133452689 gene encoding zona pellucida sperm-binding protein 3-like, producing MDCNPQRVVAWWLVVFYSVSTLAESRLFYNQASNVVDFFKPPAGTSGRVPARLSAVQQQASSQLDERPRPIVVRCHPDSMEIVVQADLFDTGLQVDGEHLRLGSNFLSKDGECGAVPSGEDDFTIVTQLTDCGTKLSSTEEKIIYSNVLVYSPEPSADGLLRLDGATIPVECHYEKRYSVDGISLNPTWVPFVSTTSVDDQIDFNLQIMTDDWQFERESYIYFLGDPIHVEVSAMMGNHLPLRVYVDHCVATATPDPESSLRYDFIEHHGCLADAYLTNSNSRYLPRLDEHKLRFQIDAFNFYQEPSNQIYITCHLKAVPVALSVSSRNRACSLIGNRWQSIDGSDQACRSCDLSQREEEPPTEPPTAAPTTTTTVAPQTHPIITLEESKNEHYPATYIRVHPAPYQGIKRQQSSKLVKRNAEHKAQQAIQLGPLTIMPFSKSVSRELLAQKNKTA from the exons TAACCAAGCATCAAATGTAGTGGACTTCTTCAAACCTCCGGCCGGGACATCCGGGAGAGTGCCAGCCCGGCTGTCTGCGGTGCAACAGCAGGCGAGCTCGCAGCTCGACGAGCGGCCTCGGCCCATCGTGGTCAGGTGTCACCCGGATTCCATGGAAATTGTGGTGCAGGCCGATTTATTTGATACAGGCCTTCAGGTGGACGGCGAGCACCTGCGATTGGGTTCAAACTTCTTGAGTAAGGACGGTGAATGTGGGGCGGTCCCGTCGGGTGAGGATGACTTCACCATTGTGACTCAGCTGACTGACTGTGGAACCAAACTCTCA tcaACTGAAGAGAAGATCATATATTCTAATGTCCTGGTTTACTCGCCTGAACCTTCTGCTGATGGTTTGCTCAGGCTGGATGGTGCAACTATACCAGTTGAATGCCATTATGAAAA GCGATATTCAGTGGATGGCATCTCCTTGAATCCCACGTGGGTTCCTTTTGTCTCCACGACCTCTGTGGATGACCAGATAGACTTCAATCTGCAAATCATGACAG ATGACTGGCAGTTTGAGAGGGAATCTTATATATATTTCCTGGGTGATCCCATTCACGTTGAAGTCTCTGCAATGATGGGGAACCATCTGCCCCTGCGAGTGTATGTTGACCACTGTGTGGCCACAGCAACTCCTGATCCAGAGTCGTCATTAAGATATGATTTTATTGAGCATCATGG GTGTCTTGCAGATGCTTACCTCACAAATTCAAACTCTCGTTACCTGCCGAGACTTGATGAACACAAGCTGAGGTTCCAAATAGATGCCTTCAATTTCTACCAAGAACCCAGCAACCAG ATCTATATAACCTGCCATCTAAAGGCTGTTCCAGTTGCGCTGTCTGTCAGCTCTCGGAACAGAGCCTGCTCTTTAATTGGGAACAG ATGGCAGTCGATAGATGGGAGTGACCAGGCATGCAGGAGCTGTGATCTCTCCCAACGGGAGGAGGAACCACCAACAGAACCACCAACAGCAGCTcctacaactacaactacagtagCCCCACAAACGCATCCCATCATTACTTTAGAGGAGAGTAAAAATGAACACTATCCAGCCACTTACATCCGTGTCCATCCTGCACCGTACCAAGGCATAAAACGCCAGCAGTCCTCTAAATTAGTAAAGAGAAATGCAGAGCACAAAGCAC agCAAGCCATCCAGCTGGGACCCCTTACTATAATGCCATTCAGCAAATCTGTCTCAAGGGAACTACTTGCACAAAAGAACAAGACCGCCTGA
- the arl14 gene encoding ADP-ribosylation factor-like protein 14: MGHLVSKQPEVQVLLLGLDNAGKSTLLYKLKHGADVTTVPTIGFNVEMLEARKNRKSISVTIWDVGGQALMRQHWSDFQQNTAAVVFVVDSTDRERLDEARRELENTLRSEQLRGRPLILLANKQDVSGALTVTEMKDSFNLRKTCFDRDWFVQPCSASTGFGVQEAFRRVVHMVRLPSEAGAVKENIKDTVHYLRSNSRQ; encoded by the coding sequence ATGGGCCACCTGGTATCCAAACAGCCAGAGGTGCAGGTTCTCCTGCTGGGCCTGGATAACGCGGGGAAATCCACTCTCCTGTACAAACTGAAACATGGCGCAGATGTCACAACCGTCCCGACGATTGGCTTCAACGTGGAAATGCTGGAAGCCAGAaagaacaggaagagcatctcgGTAACGATCTGGGACGTGGGTGGCCAGGCGCTGATGCGCCAGCACTGGTCTGATTTCCAGCAGAACACCGCAGCCGTCGTGTTCGTGGTGGACAGCACCGACCGGGAGCGGCTGGACGAGGCGCGCAGGGAACTGGAAAACACGCTGAGGAGCGAGCAGCTGCGGGGCCGCCCGCTCATCCTTCTGGCAAACAAACAGGACGTGAGCGGAGCTCTGACTGTCACGGAGATGAAAGACAGCTTCAATTTGAGAAAGACGTGCTTCGACCGGGACTGGTTCGTCCAACCTTGCTCTGCCTCCACTGGATTTGGAGTTCAGGAGGCCTTCAGGCGAGTGGTGCACATGGtcagactcccctcggaggcgGGCGCAGTTAAAGAGAATATCAAAGACACAGTGCACTACCTCCGCTCGAATAGCAGGCAATAA